A segment of the Robbsia sp. KACC 23696 genome:
TCGGCGCGATGGCGGGCTTTTTCGTGGTGCCGATGAACGCGCTGCTGCAGCACCGCGGCTATGTGCTGTTGTCGGCGGGCCATTCCATCGCCGTGCAGAACTTCAACGAAAACCTGTCCGTGCTCGTGATGCTGTGCCTGTATGCGGTGCTGATCTGGCTGAACACGCCGGTTCGCTTCGTCATCATTCTGTTCGGCCTGTTCGTCTGCATCGCCATGTTCCTCGTGATGCAATTGCATCGCCACAATCAGAAGCGAGAAAACCTGCTCGCGCTGATCGGCGAGGCGCGGCACGACGACTCGGCGCACTAAGTCCGCGCCGGCCAACCACCGGAGGCCGCGATGGCACCCCGCATCCCGAATATCCTGACGATCGCCGGCTCGGATTCCAGCGGCGGCGCGGGACTGCAGGCCGATCTCAAGACCTTCTCCGCGCTGGGCAGCTATGGGGCGAGCGTCGTCACCGCGCTGACCGCGCAGAACACCCTCGGTGTCCACGCGGTCTTCGTGCCCCCCGTCGAGATCGTCGCCGCGCAATTGGATGCGGTGTTTCGCGATCTCCGGCTGGATGCGGTGAAGATCGGCATGCTGGCGAATCGGGACAACGTGCTGGCAGTCGCCGAAGCATTGGCGCGGTGGCGGCCGCGCTTCGTCGTCCTCGATCCGGTGATGATTTCGACGAGCGGACATCGATTGCTCGACCCGGACGCGGTGAACGCCTTGCGGGCGCATTTGCTGCCACGCGTCTCGTTATTGACGCCCAACCTCGCCGAGGCCGCGGCCCTGCTCGATTGCATCGAGGCCGGCGACAATGAAGAGATGGTGGCGCAGGCGCAGGCCTTGCGGGAAATAGGGGCACCGGCAGTCTTGATGAAGGGTGGCCATCTGGCCGGTGCGCAGAGTCCGGACTGGCTCGTCGAGGCCGGCAGTCAGGCGAAGTTCGGTGCCGCACGGGTGCCGACGCGCTCGACGCATGGCACCGGCTGCACGCTGTCCGCCGCGATCGCCGCGCTGCGGCCGCAGCGTCCGGACCTGGCGACCGCCGTCAGCGACGCGAAATCCTATCTGACCAATGCCTTGATTCAGGCGGATCGCCTGTCGGTCGGCGGCGGCCCGGAACGCGAGACCGAGGCGACCGGGGCGACTGCCGCGTCCGATACAGCGGCCAGCGCGCACCCGGCAACGCTAGGCGCCGATTCGCTGCAAGGCCATGGCCCGGTCCACCACTTTCATCACTACTGGTAGCGGACGTCGCGACTACGCCGGCGCAGGCAGCCGGCTGAAGACGCGCGCGCGTGCCGGCCAACTGTCCGGCACGATGAAGCCGCGCGACATCTCGCGCGCCGGCTGTCCCGCCACCGGCGGCGTCAACGCCGCCACCTGACGCGGCATCGCCGACGACGGCATGTCGCTATCGAAATGCGCGTGCAGCATGCGCGCGAAGGCCACCGCGTCATAGATCCGGACGGGCGCGGCGTCCGCGGCGCCGTCGCCCGCGCCCTCTGCGGCAGCGTCCGCCTCGGCATCCGCCCTCCCCGCCGCATCGGCGCGCACGCCGCTATCGGACTGCCCCGCTTCGGGATCGTCGAGTCGCAACGGCGCCAACCAGTCCATCCGTTCCAGACTCGTCCAGCGGCAATCCGCCTGGTAACTCCACGTCAGCCATTCACTGAGCGTCGCCCACCATCCGCGCGGATGATCGGTGGCGAGCGCCGGCACATCGGCTCCGCAGTCCAATCGCTGCCAGCGTGTCAGGGGATAGAACAAGCGGCCCTTGACGAACATGCGCGGCGTCCAGGGGCCCGGCGCAAGCGCCTGCAGCGCCGGATGCGCGCTCAAGGGCAGTTGATGACGCAGCAGCCGCTGCAGCTTCCAGTCGAAACGGTCGGCCAAGCCCGCGCCCACATAGCGGTCGCATCCGCGCAAGTCGGGTAACGGCCCGCCTTCCGGATTGCCGAGCGTCGCCGGCTCACCGGCCCCGCCATCGTCGATTTCCAGATAAAACTTGACCGCCAGTTCCCAATGCTCGAACGCGCCAGTGGGGGTTTCGAACAAGGCATCGCATTCGCCAAGCGTTCTGCCGCCCGGTTGCGGCTCCCGTACGGCCAGCCCCATCGCCGTCCGTTTCAGCGCGGGGACTTCGCCCAGCCAGACGGAGAACAGGCGTTCCGCATAGCGGCCGAGCCGCCGCTCGCGACCACTCGCCTGGGTGGCAGCCAGCGGCGTCGGATCGCGTTCGAGACGTTGCAGCAGCTCCGCCATCGCGGCAGCCGGATCCGTGCCGAACAGGCGCTCCGCGAACGGATCCGCCAGCAGATCGCCGAACGCGCTACGTGCCAGCAAGGCGGGCGAGCGCAGCAACCAGGACAAATCCCGGACGGTCTGCTCGGTGAAATCGGTGGTCCGAGGCAAGGTGGTCGATGCGCGCCCGAGCGGCGCGGGTCGCGGTGAGCCGCCCTGACGTAACTGCCTCGCCCGATGCGATAGCGGCGGCGCTTTACTGGCCGCCTCCCATCGACGTGCACGACGCACCGCTTCATAGGCCTCGAAAATACCCAGGCCCATGCGCCCCGATCCGGCATCGTCGGCCGGGTCGGCGCCGCCCCCGGGATGCGGTCTATCGGGCGAAGACATCGCGCGCCCGGCAGAGGTCTTCCCATACCTTCGCCTTGTCCGACGGCGTGCGCAGCAGATAAGCCGGATGGTAGGTCACGACGACCGGGACGCCCTCGTAATGGTGCACCGGCGTGCTCGCGCTGTCCTCACGCTGGCCGTCGTTGCCACTGCCCGCGTTGAGGCGACGCAAGGCACCGATCGTCGCATCGCTGCGCAGCAGGGTTTGCGCCGCGAACCGCCCGAGCGCCACGATGATTTTCGGCTGAATCAGGGCGATCTGACGTTGCAGATAGCCTTCACAGGCCGCGATCTCATCGGGCAAGGGATCCCGATTGCCCGGCGGCCGACACTTCACCACATTCGCGATAAAGACGTTTTCGTCGCGCCGCAGACCGAGGGCGCGCAGCATATTGTCCAGCAGCTTCCCCGCCTGCCCGACGAAAGGCTCGCCTTGCTCGTCCTCGTTCGCGCCCGGCCCCTCGCCGACGAAGAGCCAGTTCGCGCGCGGATCGCCGACGCCGAAGACGACGTTCTTTCGGGTTTCACAGAGACGGCATGCCTCGCAACCCTGCGCGTGCCGCCGCAAACCGTCGAAATCGAGCGTCGCGAGATCGATCGTCCGCGTAACGACAGGACGGACCGGCACCGCTTCGCTGCGGGCCTCGGCAGGCGACGACGCCCGCGCGGCGATCCGCTGCGGGGGGCCATCGGCCGCCCGTGGTGCGTCGGCATCGGCACCGACATAGACCGCGTCAGCCGTGTCAGTCGCCGTCGCCGGCGATGGTGGCGTCTCATCGGACGCGGTGCGCAAACGCCATAACGCCGAGAGGCCGAATACTTCCATCACCGGATCGATCGTCTCGGATGCAACCGGCGCCGGCTTCGTTCCACGCGGACCCGGGCCGGACGGACGCGACGGGCGGCCCCGCTCAGACGGCAACGTCATTGACCGGCTCCCGTTTGACTTTGACACGCATCACGATGGCGTCTTCGCGCGTGTTGTTGCGCGCCGGATAGTAATTGCGGCGCCGCCCGATCTCATGGAAACCGAACCGCTCATACAGACGAATGGCATGCGTATTGGACGGCCGAACTTCAAGCAGCACCGCGTAAATATCCCGCGATAGCGCCACCCGACGCGCATCGCGCAACAGTTGCTGGCCGATGCCCCGGCCCTGGAACAACGGCGCAACACAGAGATTCAATACGTGCAGATCGTCGACGGCGGGCATCAGCATCGCATAGCCGACCAGTTCGCCGCCCTGCCGTTCGGCGATGCGGCCGATATAGCCCGACCGCAACGAATCAAGAAAGTTGACATCGGTCCAAGGAAACTCGTAGGCCCGATGTTCGATCGCCATGATGGCGGCTACATCGTCGGACGTCATATCGCGGATGACGATCGGCAGGCCGACGGGCGTCGGCACCGGTTGCGCACTCATGCCCCTGCCTCCTTCGATACGGATTTGGCCTCCTTGGCCGCCAGCCGCTCCTTCGTGGTCAACGCGACCTTGTCGCGCACGTAACGGGGCTGTGCCATCGCCGCCGGCACCGCCGCGCCCGCGTGCCAGGCGCGCCATCCCAGTGCGGCCAGCGCCAGCGGCTCGGGCCAGGCCGCCTCGTCGCAGGCCGATGCCTGCGCGCGCAACGGCAACGCATCCCCGAAAATCGCTGCGGCATTGCCGGCCAGCACGAAGCCGGCGGCCCTATCCGCCGTGGCCGAATCCGACGCGTTGGACGGCGCGGCCGACCACGAAGCCGGCGGCGCCTGAAGATGCTGCGGCGGCGCCACGTGCGCGTCGATCTCGACACGCCATCCGCCGTCCGCCTCCCAGCCGAAGGCCGCCGCATAGCACTCGCCCATGCGCGCATCGACGGCCACATAGACGCGCCTCGGCCGGACGTGCGGCGCTGCCCGCAGGCGCGCCGACTCGGCACACGCCATCAAGGTATCGAGCGGCACCACCGGCATATCGTTGGCGAAGGCGAGGCCTTGCGCGGCGCCTGTCGCCGTACGCACGCCCGTGAACGAACCTGGGCCGGCGCCGAATGCGATCGCCCCACAGGACGGCAAGGCGATGCCGGCCGCGTCGAGCACGGCTTGCACCATCGGCAGCAAGGCCTCGCTCGATACCGCACCGGTCCGCCGCCAACAGGCGACGATCCGCGCGCCCGCAACGATGTCGTCGCGTATCGTGATCGTCGTGATCTCCGAGGCGGCCATGTCGGCAGCCGCCGCGACGGCAGGCGATACCGGAGGCGACGTGTCGGAAAGGGGCAATGGCAGACAGACGGCCACGGCACAGGCGTCGGTCGATGTATCGATGACGAGCAAGGCCGTCCGCGCGGACGGACCGCCGACGGATACAGAGGCCGAACGAAAACCTGTCGGGTCAGACGACGGATCGGCCGAACCCGCGGCAGCGGAGCGATGTGCAGCGATATGATTCATTCGCGCATTGTACCTTCCCGGTCGCGCGCATACGAGCAGAGGCACTATTCGATTCCAAACGGCCCCGTCGGCGACGTTGCACGCGTACGATGGCCTGCGCATCCTTTCACGCAGTCCACCGGAATCCGACATCATGGCCGACCAGCCGCAGTCCCCGCTCCCCACCGCTGCCGCCGCGCAGGCGACCGACACCGAGGCGGCAGCGGCTTTCGCACTCGCGCAGGAACGCGTGAAGACGCTGTCGGCCAAGCCCGGGCCGATCCACCTGCTGCGCCTCTATAGTCTCTATAAGCAGGCGACGGTGGGCGACGCCACCGGCGAGCGACCCGGCATGACGGACTTCGCCGGTCGAGCTAAGTTCGACGCCTGGGCCATGCTCCGCGGCACGCCGGCCGATGCGGCGATGCGCGCC
Coding sequences within it:
- a CDS encoding DUF1853 family protein, with amino-acid sequence MSSPDRPHPGGGADPADDAGSGRMGLGIFEAYEAVRRARRWEAASKAPPLSHRARQLRQGGSPRPAPLGRASTTLPRTTDFTEQTVRDLSWLLRSPALLARSAFGDLLADPFAERLFGTDPAAAMAELLQRLERDPTPLAATQASGRERRLGRYAERLFSVWLGEVPALKRTAMGLAVREPQPGGRTLGECDALFETPTGAFEHWELAVKFYLEIDDGGAGEPATLGNPEGGPLPDLRGCDRYVGAGLADRFDWKLQRLLRHQLPLSAHPALQALAPGPWTPRMFVKGRLFYPLTRWQRLDCGADVPALATDHPRGWWATLSEWLTWSYQADCRWTSLERMDWLAPLRLDDPEAGQSDSGVRADAAGRADAEADAAAEGAGDGAADAAPVRIYDAVAFARMLHAHFDSDMPSSAMPRQVAALTPPVAGQPAREMSRGFIVPDSWPARARVFSRLPAPA
- the rimI gene encoding ribosomal protein S18-alanine N-acetyltransferase; translated protein: MSAQPVPTPVGLPIVIRDMTSDDVAAIMAIEHRAYEFPWTDVNFLDSLRSGYIGRIAERQGGELVGYAMLMPAVDDLHVLNLCVAPLFQGRGIGQQLLRDARRVALSRDIYAVLLEVRPSNTHAIRLYERFGFHEIGRRRNYYPARNNTREDAIVMRVKVKREPVNDVAV
- a CDS encoding acyl-CoA-binding protein → MADQPQSPLPTAAAAQATDTEAAAAFALAQERVKTLSAKPGPIHLLRLYSLYKQATVGDATGERPGMTDFAGRAKFDAWAMLRGTPADAAMRAYAAAVDELLAADA
- the thiD gene encoding bifunctional hydroxymethylpyrimidine kinase/phosphomethylpyrimidine kinase gives rise to the protein MAPRIPNILTIAGSDSSGGAGLQADLKTFSALGSYGASVVTALTAQNTLGVHAVFVPPVEIVAAQLDAVFRDLRLDAVKIGMLANRDNVLAVAEALARWRPRFVVLDPVMISTSGHRLLDPDAVNALRAHLLPRVSLLTPNLAEAAALLDCIEAGDNEEMVAQAQALREIGAPAVLMKGGHLAGAQSPDWLVEAGSQAKFGAARVPTRSTHGTGCTLSAAIAALRPQRPDLATAVSDAKSYLTNALIQADRLSVGGGPERETEATGATAASDTAASAHPATLGADSLQGHGPVHHFHHYW
- the tsaB gene encoding tRNA (adenosine(37)-N6)-threonylcarbamoyltransferase complex dimerization subunit type 1 TsaB, with translation MNHIAAHRSAAAGSADPSSDPTGFRSASVSVGGPSARTALLVIDTSTDACAVAVCLPLPLSDTSPPVSPAVAAAADMAASEITTITIRDDIVAGARIVACWRRTGAVSSEALLPMVQAVLDAAGIALPSCGAIAFGAGPGSFTGVRTATGAAQGLAFANDMPVVPLDTLMACAESARLRAAPHVRPRRVYVAVDARMGECYAAAFGWEADGGWRVEIDAHVAPPQHLQAPPASWSAAPSNASDSATADRAAGFVLAGNAAAIFGDALPLRAQASACDEAAWPEPLALAALGWRAWHAGAAVPAAMAQPRYVRDKVALTTKERLAAKEAKSVSKEAGA
- a CDS encoding uracil-DNA glycosylase; its protein translation is MTLPSERGRPSRPSGPGPRGTKPAPVASETIDPVMEVFGLSALWRLRTASDETPPSPATATDTADAVYVGADADAPRAADGPPQRIAARASSPAEARSEAVPVRPVVTRTIDLATLDFDGLRRHAQGCEACRLCETRKNVVFGVGDPRANWLFVGEGPGANEDEQGEPFVGQAGKLLDNMLRALGLRRDENVFIANVVKCRPPGNRDPLPDEIAACEGYLQRQIALIQPKIIVALGRFAAQTLLRSDATIGALRRLNAGSGNDGQREDSASTPVHHYEGVPVVVTYHPAYLLRTPSDKAKVWEDLCRARDVFAR